In Cercospora beticola chromosome 3, complete sequence, the following proteins share a genomic window:
- a CDS encoding uncharacterized protein (BUSCO:EOG092642UD): MDNQDNSPVEMEHEDVDAETPSIPASGSSTPLTSKDQEKVTRILAACREHDLDALSELASSPGGFIEDEVRRTAWPVLLGSHDDTNSIPDWHDLPRHREEGQVQLDVDRSFIYYPDNESDKQKDQRRHELSDVITAVLRRHPVLCYFQGYHDIVQVLLLVLGADAAEPAAARLSLLRIRDFMLPTMSASQSHLQLLPAILYVADRELYQHLSSAYHPAPFFALAATLTLYAHDIEGYGDIVRLFDYLLASGAVVPVYLFAAIVMTRKKELLDIEHDEPEMLHSILSKLPKPLDLEGLISKTRTLFKRYPPERLPNRAWSRVSSYSVLKTTRNPQALAAQTLAEGEQLYEKHAAEIRRHDMLVKLQQRTYALGRKYRRPARWAGAAIAVAVLALYMRRADGAVRIVEMLGRLGDTAWRFVGSLAP, translated from the exons ATGGACAATCAGGATAATAGCCCGGTAGAGATGGAGCATGAGGACGTCGATGCGGAGACTCCCTCAATCCCAGCTTCTGGAAGCTCGACACCTCTAACCAGCAAGGACCAGGAGAAGGTCACTCGCATTCTGGCTGCATGTCGTGAACATGATCTCGATGCCCTGTCCGAGCTGGCCTCATCCCCAGGAGGCTTCATCGAAGATGAAGTGAGGCGAACTGCCT GGCCGGTGTTACTCGGAAGCCACGACGACACCAATAGCATACCCGACTGGCACGATTTACCGCGTCACCGTGAAGAGGGTCAAGTGCAGTTGGACGTAGATCGCTCATTCATCTACTACCCAGATA ATGAGTCCGATAAGCAAAAAGACCAACGCAGACACGAGCTCTCGGATGTCATCACGGCAGTCCTCCGAAGACACCCCGTACTCTGTTACTTCCAGGGCTACCACGATATCGTGCAGGTTCTCCTCCTGGTCTTGGGCGCCGACGCAGCGGAACCGGCGGCTGCGCGGCTCTCGCTCCTTCGCATCCGCGACTTCATGCTGCCGACCATGTCAGCTTCGCAATCACATCTTCAACTCCTCCCCGCCATCTTATATGTCGCAGATCGGGAATTGTATCAGCATTTGTCGAGTGCCTATCATCCTGCTCCGTTCTTTGCTCTCGCTGCGACATTAACACTATACGCGCACGACATCGAAGGCTATGGAGACATTGTGCGACTGTTCGACTATCTGCTGGCGAGTGGAGCAGTCGTCCCGGTATATTTGTTTGCAGCA ATCGTCATGACACGAAAGAAAGAATTACTGGATATTGAGCACGATGAGCCGGAAATGCTCCACTCCATTCTCTCCAAATTACCCAAACCACTGGATCTCGAGGGCTTGATCTCCAAGACACGAACACTCTTCAAACGATACCCGCCCGAGCGTCTCCCAAACCGAGCTTGGAGCCGCGTGAGCTCATATTCAGTCCTCAAAACGACCCGCAACCCCCAAGCGCTGGCCGCACAAACGCTGGCGGAAGGCGAACAGCTCTATGAAAAACATGCGGCAGAAATACGCAGGCACGACATGCTGGTCAAGCTTCAACAGCGCACATATGCATTGGGTCGCAAGTACCGACGCCCAGCCAGATGGGCCGGAGCTGCGATTGCCGTTGCTGTGCTAGCATTATACATGCGCCGCGCAGACGGTGCGGTACGCATTGTCGAAATGCTTGGTCGTTTGGGCGACACTGCGTGGCGCTTTGTGGGGTCTTTGGCACCATGA